A genomic region of Parambassis ranga chromosome 7, fParRan2.1, whole genome shotgun sequence contains the following coding sequences:
- the acvrl1 gene encoding serine/threonine-protein kinase receptor R3 isoform X1 gives MIRRHLPFHCRSYWKPPGLFPEMGSSALLTLVAAGVFLWISAIHADTNDDGQLLCICENDKGTCENGTCRGDYCFYTWVRGDQERGCFMKDHVREQCMTSFEGFYVSCCRDHLCNGNITPPPDINGITTTPPPAFPPPELGIAVSLLLLFVTASVCALMLFLHFRRAPCRLKDAEDQDVTKLKVPTGDDPTYDNIYDEFCTSGSGTGLPYLVQRTMARQISLVECVGKGRYGEVWRGTWMGESVAVKIFSSRDEQSWFRETEIYNTVQLRHDNILGFIASDMTSKNSSTQLWLVTHFHELGSLYDFLQYSSLEPESCLRMCLSVACGLVHLHTEILSAQEKPAIAHRDLKSRNILVKRNGQCCIADLGLAVIHSQSNDYLDVGNNPRVGTKRYMAPEVLDETIRVDVFESYKQTDIWALGLVFWEITRRTVVNGIVEEYRPPFFDLVPSDPSFEEMKKVVCVDQQRPSLHNRLHSHPILSAIVKIMKECWYQNPSARLTALRVRKTLTKLDHDSDFVIEKLKQDV, from the exons atgaTCAGAAGACATTTGCCCTTTCACTGCAGGTCATACTGGAAGCCGCCTGGACTCTTTCCAG AGATGGgaagctctgctctgctcacaCTGGTCGCAGCTGGAGTATTTCTGTGGATTTCTGCTATCCATGCAG ACACCAATGATGATGGGCAGTTGCTGTGTATATGTGAGAATGACAAAGGCACATGTGAGAATGGAACTTGCAGAGGAGACTACTGTTTCTATACCTGGGTGCGCGGTGACCAGGAGAGGGGCTGTTTCATGAAAGATCACGTCAGAGAGCAGTGCATGACCTCCTTTGAGGGATTCTATGTCTCTTGCTGCAGGGATCACCTGTGCAACGGCAACATCACACCGCCTCCAGATATTA ATGGGATAACGACAACACCACCCCCAGCATTCCCTCCTCCAGAACTGGGCATCGCTGTGTCTTTGCTGCTCTTATTTGTgactgcaagtgtgtgtgccCTGATGCTATTCCTTCACTTCCGACGGGCACCCTGCAGACTGAAAGATGCTGAAGACCAAGATGTCACAAAACTTAAAGTCCCTACTGGAGATGACCCTACATACGAT AATATCTATGATGAGTTTTGTACATCAGGTAGTGGAACGGGGCTTCCATATCTGGTCCAAAGAACCATGGCCAGACAAATCTCACTTGTTGAATGTGTTG GTAAGGGCAGGTATGGTGAGGTGTGGAGGGGGACATGGATGGGGGAGAGTGTAGCCGTCAAGATCTTCTCCTCCAGGGACGAGCAGTCCTGGTTTAGAGAGACAGAGATCTACAATACTGTACAGCTGCGACATGACAACATACTGG GTTTTATCGCCTCTGACATGACATCCAAGAACTCTAGCACCCAGCTGTGGCTCGTCACCCACTTCCATGAATTGGGTTCGCTCTATGATTTCCTGCAGTACAGCAGCTTGGAGCCTGAAAGCTGCTTGAGGATGTGCTTGTCTGTGGCCTGCGGCCTGGTCCACCTTCACACCGAGATTCTCAGCGCACAGGAAAAGCCGGCAATCGCTCACCGAGACCTAAAAAGCCGAAACATCCTGGTAAAGCGGAACGGGCAGTGCTGCATTGCCGATCTAG GTCTGGCTGTGATACACTCTCAGTCCAATGACTACCTTGATGTGGGAAACAACCCGCGTGTGGGGACCAAGCGCTATATGGCTCCTGAGGTGTTGGATGAGACTATTCGTGTGGATGTCTTTGAGTCCTATAAACAAACTGACATCTGGGCTCTGGGTCTGGTCTTCTGGGAAATTACACGCAGGACTGTTGTCAATG ggATTGTGGAAGAGTACCGTCCTCCCTTCTTTGACTTGGTGCCTTCAGATCCCAGCTTTGAAGAGATGAAgaaggtggtgtgtgtggatCAGCAGAGGCCCAGTTTGCACAACAGGCTCCATTCCCACCCG aTTCTGTCAGCCATTGTTAAGATCATGAAGGAGTGTTGGTACCAGAACCCATCGGCCCGCCTTACAGCCTTGCGGGTGAGGAAGACTCTCACCAAACTGGACCACGACAGCGACTTTGTCATTGAAAAACTCAAGCAGGACGTCTAG
- the acvrl1 gene encoding serine/threonine-protein kinase receptor R3 isoform X2 has protein sequence MGSSALLTLVAAGVFLWISAIHADTNDDGQLLCICENDKGTCENGTCRGDYCFYTWVRGDQERGCFMKDHVREQCMTSFEGFYVSCCRDHLCNGNITPPPDINGITTTPPPAFPPPELGIAVSLLLLFVTASVCALMLFLHFRRAPCRLKDAEDQDVTKLKVPTGDDPTYDNIYDEFCTSGSGTGLPYLVQRTMARQISLVECVGKGRYGEVWRGTWMGESVAVKIFSSRDEQSWFRETEIYNTVQLRHDNILGFIASDMTSKNSSTQLWLVTHFHELGSLYDFLQYSSLEPESCLRMCLSVACGLVHLHTEILSAQEKPAIAHRDLKSRNILVKRNGQCCIADLGLAVIHSQSNDYLDVGNNPRVGTKRYMAPEVLDETIRVDVFESYKQTDIWALGLVFWEITRRTVVNGIVEEYRPPFFDLVPSDPSFEEMKKVVCVDQQRPSLHNRLHSHPILSAIVKIMKECWYQNPSARLTALRVRKTLTKLDHDSDFVIEKLKQDV, from the exons ATGGgaagctctgctctgctcacaCTGGTCGCAGCTGGAGTATTTCTGTGGATTTCTGCTATCCATGCAG ACACCAATGATGATGGGCAGTTGCTGTGTATATGTGAGAATGACAAAGGCACATGTGAGAATGGAACTTGCAGAGGAGACTACTGTTTCTATACCTGGGTGCGCGGTGACCAGGAGAGGGGCTGTTTCATGAAAGATCACGTCAGAGAGCAGTGCATGACCTCCTTTGAGGGATTCTATGTCTCTTGCTGCAGGGATCACCTGTGCAACGGCAACATCACACCGCCTCCAGATATTA ATGGGATAACGACAACACCACCCCCAGCATTCCCTCCTCCAGAACTGGGCATCGCTGTGTCTTTGCTGCTCTTATTTGTgactgcaagtgtgtgtgccCTGATGCTATTCCTTCACTTCCGACGGGCACCCTGCAGACTGAAAGATGCTGAAGACCAAGATGTCACAAAACTTAAAGTCCCTACTGGAGATGACCCTACATACGAT AATATCTATGATGAGTTTTGTACATCAGGTAGTGGAACGGGGCTTCCATATCTGGTCCAAAGAACCATGGCCAGACAAATCTCACTTGTTGAATGTGTTG GTAAGGGCAGGTATGGTGAGGTGTGGAGGGGGACATGGATGGGGGAGAGTGTAGCCGTCAAGATCTTCTCCTCCAGGGACGAGCAGTCCTGGTTTAGAGAGACAGAGATCTACAATACTGTACAGCTGCGACATGACAACATACTGG GTTTTATCGCCTCTGACATGACATCCAAGAACTCTAGCACCCAGCTGTGGCTCGTCACCCACTTCCATGAATTGGGTTCGCTCTATGATTTCCTGCAGTACAGCAGCTTGGAGCCTGAAAGCTGCTTGAGGATGTGCTTGTCTGTGGCCTGCGGCCTGGTCCACCTTCACACCGAGATTCTCAGCGCACAGGAAAAGCCGGCAATCGCTCACCGAGACCTAAAAAGCCGAAACATCCTGGTAAAGCGGAACGGGCAGTGCTGCATTGCCGATCTAG GTCTGGCTGTGATACACTCTCAGTCCAATGACTACCTTGATGTGGGAAACAACCCGCGTGTGGGGACCAAGCGCTATATGGCTCCTGAGGTGTTGGATGAGACTATTCGTGTGGATGTCTTTGAGTCCTATAAACAAACTGACATCTGGGCTCTGGGTCTGGTCTTCTGGGAAATTACACGCAGGACTGTTGTCAATG ggATTGTGGAAGAGTACCGTCCTCCCTTCTTTGACTTGGTGCCTTCAGATCCCAGCTTTGAAGAGATGAAgaaggtggtgtgtgtggatCAGCAGAGGCCCAGTTTGCACAACAGGCTCCATTCCCACCCG aTTCTGTCAGCCATTGTTAAGATCATGAAGGAGTGTTGGTACCAGAACCCATCGGCCCGCCTTACAGCCTTGCGGGTGAGGAAGACTCTCACCAAACTGGACCACGACAGCGACTTTGTCATTGAAAAACTCAAGCAGGACGTCTAG
- the ankrd33aa gene encoding LOW QUALITY PROTEIN: photoreceptor ankyrin repeat protein (The sequence of the model RefSeq protein was modified relative to this genomic sequence to represent the inferred CDS: substituted 1 base at 1 genomic stop codon), with product MATANEDPYLGRGPSEDSEILLDDSDSGSVLSDDSVLPDYERNAKYTEPAKTLYEACARNDPTSMHSILERGVTKEEAMELDINGRNGLMLAVAKGFVDIVTLLHTCTSIDINHQDNDGNTAIMIAAQAGFNIILNYILNYYSGVDTEVRDPRGFTALLKAGLQGREDCVSTLIMHGADINAIDMVHGRGLKDWVLRTGRFETLVRLRRLQAHPIAQQFCESYIPEWPDLKLLVAKVTAPKTTSQKLRQRLKESLTFSFPQDPQDNGVMDHMVRMTTGIHSPLIATACHPLCPTSPPEIGKRRFAVPELLEKHSRKELEESSVSHSNGSITSASPTPVSAASVSLTSCCQNSERKESMPSGGTRGFIPRSMAHRNSIFPSGCVPKIEVTKSGEPTPKKEKKKKKKQKGYLEPPVWKYKEAKEEKKREKKLKEEKEQNKKSKGSKHXSQK from the exons ATGGCTACTGCAAATGAGGACCCATACCTGGGCAGAGGTCCATCCGAGGACTCCGAAATCCTCCTGGACGATTCTGACTCGGGGAGTGTGCTTTCTGATGACTCGGTTCTTCCTGACTACGAAAGAAATGCAAAATATACAGAGCCGGCTAAAACACTGTATGAAGCCTGCGCCAGGAATGACCCCACATCAATGCACAGCATCCTGGAGAGAGGAGTCACAAAAGAAGAAGCCATGGAGCTGGACATCAACGGCAGG AATGGACTGATGCTGGCTGTAGCCAAAGGTTTTGTGGACATTGTCACCCTGCTGCACACATGTACATCAATAGACATTAACCACCAGGACAATGATGGCAACACAGCTATCATGATTGCTGCTCAAGCAG gctTCAACATCATCCTAAATTACATCCTTAACTACTACTCTGGCGTGGACACTGAGGTCAGAGACCCACGTGGCTTCACAGCGCTTCTAAAGGCAGGACTACAGGGTCGTGAGGACTGTGTGTCTACCTTGATAATGCATG GTGCAGATATCAATGCAATAGACATGGTCCATGGGAGAGGTCTGAAGGACTGGGTCCTAAGGACAGGAAGATTTGAGACTCTGGTCAGGCTTCGCCGCCTGCAGGCTCATCCTATTGCTCAGCAGTTCTGTGAAAGCTACATTCCTGAGTGGCCTGATCTGAAGCTACTGGTAGCAAAGGTCACTGCTCCCAAGACTACCAGTCAGAAGTTGAGGCAGCGTTTAAAGGAAAGCCTTACTTTCAGCTTCCCACAGGACCCCCAAGACAATGGAGTCATGGACCACATGGTGCGGATGACTACAGGTATCCACAGCCCCCTGATAGCTACAGCTTGCCATCCACTCTGCCCCACCAGCCCGCCAGAGATTGGCAAACGACGGTTTGCTGTACCTGAACTGCttgaaaaacacagcaggaaagagctggaggagagctCAGTGTCCCACAGTAACGGGTCCATTACCTCAGCTTCTCCAACACCTGTGTCTGCTGCCTCTGTATCTCTGACCTCCTGCTGCCAGAACTCAGAGCGGAAGGAAAGCATGCCATCAGGTGGCACGAGAGGCTTTATTCCTCGCAGCATGGCACACAGGAACAGCATCTTCCCCTCAGGCTGTGTTCCAAAGATTGAAGTGACAAAATCTGGGGAGCCCAccccaaagaaagagaaaaagaagaaaaagaaacaaaagggtTACCTGGAACCTCCAGTTTGGAAGTACAAAGAGGccaaggaggagaaaaagagagagaagaaactcaaagaagaaaaagagcaaaataaaaaatcaaaggGGTCCAAACACTGAAGCCAAAAATGA